The Synechococcales cyanobacterium CNB genome includes a window with the following:
- a CDS encoding transcriptional repressor, with the protein MTPPHAPSAKVQARAPVGVRVEPVASMRRECTAGRHHRPEARPRRAASYHDSMELRSVATLHDDELSIVEPLCAVFRRKLKSEGLKYTPERAQVLDTIIRFDGLFEAERLLDEVRRSGFRVSKATVYRTLKLLQEAGIIQRVLSGDDQAHYQMVYGSRPNDLLVRVDTGEVVRIDVPELIAIRDRICRQHGLEPRGHRLHVYAAPRA; encoded by the coding sequence ATGACGCCGCCGCACGCGCCGAGCGCGAAGGTCCAAGCCCGTGCGCCGGTGGGCGTGCGAGTCGAGCCGGTGGCGTCCATGCGCCGCGAGTGTACGGCAGGGCGGCACCACCGGCCTGAGGCCCGCCCGCGACGGGCCGCGTCCTACCATGACAGCATGGAACTCCGCTCCGTGGCGACCCTGCACGACGACGAACTGAGCATCGTCGAGCCGCTCTGCGCGGTCTTCAGGCGCAAACTGAAGTCCGAGGGCCTGAAGTACACGCCCGAGCGGGCGCAGGTGCTGGACACGATCATCCGCTTCGACGGGCTGTTCGAGGCCGAGCGACTGCTGGACGAGGTCCGCCGGAGCGGGTTCCGCGTGTCGAAGGCCACGGTGTACCGGACCCTGAAACTGCTCCAGGAGGCGGGGATCATCCAGCGTGTCCTCTCCGGCGACGATCAGGCGCACTACCAGATGGTCTACGGCTCGCGCCCGAACGATCTGCTCGTCCGGGTGGACACCGGTGAGGTCGTGCGGATCGACGTGCCGGAACTGATCGCCATCCGTGACCGCATCTGCCGGCAGCACGGGCTGGAGCCGCGCGGGCACAGGCTGCACGTCTACGCCGCGCCGCGGGCGTGA
- a CDS encoding NAD+ synthase — translation MRLALVQFNPTVGDIDGNAERMAGFIGRARNDGATLVIFPELAVCGYPPRDLLLCEGFVPACVRATKRLGERHTAGLTVVFGCPLPVDQERPQHGTANSLLAYTDGRYLDYHDKRLLPTYDVFDEDRYFEPGDRAVVVRVGTWRVGLSICEDLWRGEDAGFASRYAHDPDPVEALARAGMDLLVNPSASPFVLGKGARHRDILRKHAARHGVWVAAVNQVGGNDDLVFDGHAALYDPRGRAAAFGPGFEESIVLADLPDEPGGAPRGGAAPTDPLLAAPQTEQAFRALVLGTRDYVRKTGHARAIIGLSGGIDSAVTACIAVTALGRENVTGVAMPGKYSSEGSIRDARDLADRLGIRLLTVPIGPAFDGFRASLDPAMRELGESALGERLPDVAEQNLQSRARGTTLMALSNRTGALVLTTGNKSELAVGYCTLYGDMNGGLAVLADVTKRLVYDLARWMNANPGAAGFSRPPVPEASIAKPPSAELAPNQRDQDTLPPYDVLDEIVARYVERHESPSRIIDETGFDEQTVRQIVRLIDVNEYKRRQLATGIKITSVAFGTGRRRPIAQRWRGQ, via the coding sequence ATGCGCCTCGCCCTTGTGCAGTTCAATCCCACCGTCGGCGACATCGACGGCAATGCCGAACGCATGGCGGGCTTCATCGGCCGGGCACGAAACGACGGCGCGACCCTCGTCATCTTCCCTGAACTGGCCGTCTGCGGCTACCCCCCCCGCGACCTGCTGCTCTGCGAGGGCTTCGTCCCCGCGTGCGTTCGCGCCACCAAGCGCCTCGGCGAACGCCACACCGCCGGCCTCACCGTCGTCTTCGGCTGCCCGCTTCCGGTCGATCAGGAACGCCCCCAGCACGGCACCGCGAACAGCCTGCTCGCCTACACCGACGGGCGCTACCTCGACTACCACGACAAGCGGCTGCTCCCCACCTATGACGTCTTCGACGAGGACCGCTACTTCGAGCCGGGAGATCGCGCGGTCGTCGTGCGCGTCGGCACATGGCGCGTCGGCCTGAGCATCTGCGAGGATCTCTGGCGAGGCGAGGACGCCGGTTTCGCGTCGCGGTACGCCCATGACCCCGACCCCGTCGAGGCGCTCGCCCGTGCCGGCATGGACCTGCTCGTCAACCCCTCGGCAAGCCCCTTCGTGCTCGGCAAGGGCGCACGCCACCGCGACATCCTGCGCAAGCACGCGGCGCGCCACGGCGTCTGGGTCGCCGCGGTGAACCAGGTCGGCGGCAACGACGACCTCGTCTTCGACGGGCACGCCGCGCTGTACGACCCGCGCGGCCGAGCCGCCGCCTTCGGACCCGGCTTCGAGGAGTCGATCGTCCTCGCCGACCTGCCGGACGAGCCAGGCGGCGCGCCTAGGGGTGGGGCAGCGCCGACGGACCCGCTTCTCGCCGCGCCGCAGACCGAGCAGGCCTTCCGTGCCCTCGTCCTCGGCACGCGCGACTACGTTCGCAAGACAGGCCACGCCCGCGCCATCATCGGCCTCTCCGGCGGCATCGACTCCGCTGTCACCGCCTGCATCGCCGTCACCGCTCTCGGCCGCGAGAACGTCACCGGCGTCGCCATGCCCGGAAAGTACTCGTCCGAAGGTTCGATCCGCGATGCGCGCGACCTCGCCGACCGCCTCGGCATCCGCCTCCTCACCGTACCCATCGGGCCGGCCTTCGACGGCTTCCGCGCGTCGCTCGACCCCGCCATGCGCGAACTCGGCGAATCCGCCCTCGGCGAGCGACTCCCCGACGTCGCCGAGCAGAACCTCCAGTCGCGCGCCCGCGGCACAACGCTCATGGCCCTCAGCAACCGCACCGGCGCGCTCGTCCTCACCACCGGCAACAAGAGCGAACTCGCTGTCGGCTACTGCACTCTCTACGGCGACATGAACGGCGGGCTGGCCGTGCTGGCGGACGTAACAAAACGGCTCGTCTACGACCTCGCACGCTGGATGAACGCCAACCCCGGCGCGGCCGGCTTCTCACGACCTCCCGTCCCAGAGGCCAGCATCGCCAAGCCCCCGAGCGCGGAACTCGCGCCGAACCAGCGCGATCAGGACACCCTCCCCCCCTACGACGTCCTCGACGAGATCGTCGCCCGCTACGTCGAGCGGCACGAGTCCCCCTCGCGCATCATCGACGAGACCGGCTTCGACGAACAGACCGTGCGCCAGATCGTCCGCCTCATCGACGTCAACGAGTACAAACGCCGCCAACTCGCCACGGGCATCAAGATCACGTCCGTCGCGTTCGGCACGGGCCGGCGCAGGCCGATCGCCCAGCGGTGGCGGGGTCAGTAG
- a CDS encoding DinB family protein has product MNASAIVDRLEAFGRALPGVAACVREADARWKPASGAWSVLEVVNHLADEEADDFRARVRFVLERREGAWPAIDPEGWARERRYNERGLRESVERFVREREASIAWLRPVVAAGADWSLAYEHPKFGPIRAGDLLGAWAAHDALHLRQIAKRMFELAGRDAAGFITLYAGEWGA; this is encoded by the coding sequence ATGAACGCGTCGGCGATCGTCGATCGGCTGGAGGCGTTCGGGCGTGCGCTGCCGGGTGTGGCGGCGTGCGTGCGCGAGGCGGATGCGCGGTGGAAGCCGGCGAGCGGGGCGTGGTCGGTGCTGGAGGTGGTGAACCACCTGGCCGACGAGGAAGCGGATGATTTTCGTGCGCGTGTGCGGTTCGTGCTGGAGCGGCGCGAGGGGGCGTGGCCGGCGATCGACCCGGAGGGGTGGGCGCGGGAGCGTCGGTACAACGAGCGCGGGCTGCGCGAGAGCGTGGAGCGGTTCGTGCGCGAGCGCGAGGCGTCGATCGCGTGGCTTCGGCCCGTGGTCGCGGCGGGGGCGGACTGGTCGTTGGCGTACGAGCACCCGAAGTTCGGGCCGATCCGGGCGGGCGACCTGCTCGGGGCGTGGGCGGCGCACGATGCGCTTCACCTGCGGCAGATCGCCAAGCGGATGTTCGAGTTGGCGGGGCGGGATGCTGCCGGGTTCATCACGCTGTACGCGGGGGAGTGGGGGGCGTAG
- a CDS encoding type II secretion system protein, with protein MTQCESTLTRYTFPVRAFSLIELMVTIALTAVVLALSLPAFAHARRLAQRVACETNIRSCMQAMANYAGGSDDSLPMFAERRLLDAFSNGGISLSYFYQSIHWPMVVRDYLTGRPLDEVQLCPSSPVIKAAFGGSGSYTTYLNDYPPSYTQPSDYWLSYTMFSAPEMWMPGGRIDNERLLRAVRLSEIQFPSSKGVLVEPRAWHVIDRRGGHPSLIDDGRADGPFVIAFADGAVSSLKRSSLIPGYGDNGIMPKYAVAVLATQAGARGRDR; from the coding sequence CTGACCCAGTGTGAATCGACTCTCACAAGGTATACTTTTCCTGTGAGGGCATTCTCTCTCATCGAGCTGATGGTCACAATCGCGTTGACCGCTGTCGTTCTCGCTCTGAGCCTTCCCGCCTTTGCCCATGCGAGAAGACTGGCGCAACGGGTGGCCTGCGAGACAAACATCCGAAGCTGTATGCAAGCAATGGCGAACTACGCGGGCGGCAGCGACGATAGTCTCCCGATGTTCGCCGAGCGGCGTCTGCTCGACGCTTTCTCCAACGGAGGAATCTCGCTCAGTTACTTCTATCAGAGCATTCATTGGCCAATGGTCGTGCGCGACTACTTGACGGGTCGCCCCCTCGATGAAGTTCAGCTCTGCCCGAGCAGTCCTGTTATCAAAGCGGCGTTCGGTGGCAGTGGCTCGTACACGACATATCTGAACGACTACCCGCCGTCGTACACGCAGCCCTCCGACTACTGGCTTTCGTACACGATGTTCAGCGCGCCGGAGATGTGGATGCCGGGTGGACGCATCGATAACGAGCGATTGCTGAGGGCCGTCCGGCTCTCCGAGATCCAGTTTCCGTCGTCGAAGGGGGTTCTCGTCGAGCCGCGGGCATGGCACGTCATCGATCGTCGCGGCGGTCACCCCTCCCTGATCGACGACGGGAGAGCAGACGGGCCGTTCGTGATCGCGTTTGCGGACGGAGCTGTTTCGTCTTTGAAGCGATCGTCCCTCATACCCGGCTATGGAGACAACGGCATCATGCCGAAGTATGCCGTAGCCGTACTTGCCACGCAGGCTGGCGCTCGTGGAAGAGACCGGTAG